In a single window of the Olivibacter sp. SDN3 genome:
- the dxs gene encoding 1-deoxy-D-xylulose-5-phosphate synthase, with product MDFEPGSLLKEINSPSDLKRLKEADLEQICKELRQYIVDVVSVYGGHFAASLGVIELTVALHYVLNTPYDQLVWDVGHQAYGHKILTGRRDLFHTNRVYNGISGFPKRAESVYDTFGVGHSSTSISAALGMAVASHYKGEEDRQHVAVIGDGSMTAGMAFEALNHAGIEKSNLLVILNDNCMAIDPNVGALKEYLTDITVSKPYNRFRDDIAHVLSKISQIGPDALGLAKKIEKSIKGTLLKNSNLFESLKFRYFGPVDGHDVKRLAKIIDELRDIPGPKLLHCITVKGKGFALAEKDQTKWHAPGLFDKITGEIKKSVSDKPVAPKYQDVFGHTLVELAEKNDKIMGITPAMPSGSSMNIMMKAMPNRAFDVGIAEQHAVTFSAGLATQGMVPFCNIYSSFMQRAYDQVIHDVALQNLNVVFCLDRAGIAGADGPTHHGAYDLAYMRCVPNLKVAAPMNEEELRNLMYTAQQEDRGPFVLRYPRGQGVMPDWRRPFKEVAIGKGRKICDGEDLAILSLGHIGNEVVKACVSLNADGIVPAHYDMRFVKPIDEQLLHEVFRKFKKVVTVEDGCIQGGMGSAVLEFMADHSYTAQVIRLGIPDRFVDHGEQPQLWAECGYDANGVIHAVKKLAHAHKTSTMAG from the coding sequence ATGGATTTTGAACCAGGAAGTTTATTAAAGGAAATAAATAGTCCCTCTGATCTGAAAAGGCTTAAAGAAGCAGATTTAGAGCAAATATGTAAAGAGCTGCGCCAGTATATAGTTGATGTGGTATCAGTATATGGAGGGCATTTTGCAGCGAGTTTAGGCGTTATAGAGTTAACCGTTGCACTTCATTATGTGTTAAATACACCTTATGATCAACTGGTTTGGGACGTGGGGCATCAGGCATACGGTCATAAAATACTTACCGGTCGACGGGATCTTTTCCATACAAACAGGGTGTATAATGGAATCAGTGGCTTTCCGAAAAGGGCCGAAAGTGTTTACGATACTTTCGGTGTAGGGCATTCTTCTACGTCCATTTCTGCCGCATTAGGTATGGCGGTAGCCTCACACTATAAAGGGGAAGAAGATCGTCAACATGTTGCCGTGATCGGTGACGGGTCAATGACTGCTGGAATGGCCTTTGAGGCATTAAATCATGCGGGAATCGAGAAATCCAATTTACTGGTCATCCTTAACGATAACTGTATGGCAATTGATCCTAATGTTGGTGCATTGAAGGAATACCTTACAGATATAACGGTTTCTAAACCGTATAACCGTTTTCGAGATGATATTGCCCATGTACTAAGTAAGATTTCACAAATAGGTCCAGATGCCTTGGGCTTGGCAAAAAAGATTGAAAAGAGCATTAAAGGTACTTTATTAAAGAACAGCAACCTTTTTGAATCACTAAAATTCAGGTATTTTGGACCGGTAGATGGACATGACGTCAAAAGACTTGCTAAGATTATTGACGAACTTCGTGACATTCCTGGTCCAAAGCTCCTTCATTGTATCACCGTAAAGGGAAAAGGGTTTGCTTTAGCAGAGAAAGATCAGACCAAATGGCATGCACCCGGTTTATTTGATAAAATAACCGGAGAAATAAAGAAATCAGTGAGTGATAAACCTGTTGCCCCTAAATATCAGGATGTTTTTGGACACACCTTGGTTGAACTTGCCGAAAAAAATGATAAAATTATGGGAATTACTCCCGCTATGCCTTCCGGTTCTTCTATGAACATCATGATGAAAGCAATGCCTAATCGTGCTTTTGATGTAGGAATTGCTGAGCAGCATGCGGTAACATTTTCTGCCGGGTTAGCGACTCAGGGGATGGTTCCATTTTGTAATATCTATTCCAGTTTTATGCAGCGTGCTTATGATCAGGTGATTCATGATGTCGCTTTGCAGAACCTAAATGTAGTGTTCTGCTTAGACCGTGCAGGTATTGCGGGTGCCGATGGACCAACGCACCACGGTGCTTATGATCTTGCCTATATGCGTTGTGTTCCGAACCTAAAGGTTGCTGCTCCAATGAATGAAGAGGAGTTGCGTAACCTGATGTATACGGCGCAACAAGAAGATCGAGGGCCATTTGTGCTGAGATATCCGAGAGGACAAGGGGTAATGCCCGATTGGCGCAGACCATTTAAAGAAGTTGCAATAGGTAAGGGGAGGAAGATCTGTGATGGAGAGGACCTTGCTATTCTTAGTCTTGGCCACATTGGAAATGAAGTAGTCAAAGCATGCGTATCTTTAAATGCAGACGGAATTGTACCGGCACATTATGACATGCGCTTTGTAAAACCTATTGACGAGCAGCTTTTACATGAAGTTTTCAGGAAGTTCAAAAAAGTTGTTACTGTTGAAGATGGATGTATACAGGGCGGGATGGGTAGTGCTGTTTTGGAATTCATGGCCGATCATTCATATACAGCACAAGTTATAAGGCTAGGTATACCCGACAGATTTGTTGATCACGGAGAGCAACCGCAGCTTTGGGCAGAATGCGGCTACGATGCCAATGGCGTTATTCATGCCGTGAAGAAACTAGCTCATGCTCACAAAACGAGTACCATGGCAGGATAG
- a CDS encoding ScpA family protein, which produces MQTAGFEIKLPQFEGPFDLLLFFIERDELNIHDIPIAKITDDFLGYIHHMNALNMELASEFIFVASTLMRIKAKMLLPRPDLDEEGNEIDLKKDLVQKLIEYKKFKTVCEELKALEHNRFQMEKRGNIAYNLTLATAESDPREELNSFDLYKLMKVYDRLMSNYLNKSNQVKHTVVQYPYTIEQQKRTISSLLSINKKLDFKAIQQHSENKVHFVYNFLAILEMLQQELLELQLGLGYNNFWVKEKLGT; this is translated from the coding sequence ATGCAAACAGCAGGTTTTGAAATTAAACTCCCCCAATTTGAAGGCCCTTTCGACCTCCTGCTATTCTTTATAGAACGTGACGAGTTAAATATACATGATATTCCGATAGCCAAGATAACCGATGACTTTTTAGGTTACATTCATCACATGAACGCTTTAAATATGGAGTTGGCTAGCGAGTTCATATTTGTCGCATCGACATTGATGCGCATAAAAGCAAAAATGCTACTTCCTCGTCCCGATCTGGACGAGGAAGGGAATGAAATCGACCTTAAAAAAGATCTTGTACAAAAACTGATCGAATACAAAAAGTTTAAAACTGTTTGTGAGGAGTTGAAAGCGTTAGAGCACAACCGCTTTCAGATGGAAAAGCGCGGAAACATCGCCTATAATCTCACATTAGCGACGGCCGAATCCGACCCGAGGGAAGAGCTTAATTCTTTTGATCTTTATAAGCTCATGAAAGTGTATGACCGGCTAATGAGTAACTACCTCAATAAAAGCAACCAGGTAAAACATACGGTTGTTCAATACCCTTACACCATAGAGCAGCAAAAACGAACAATTTCCTCTCTTTTATCCATCAATAAAAAGCTCGACTTTAAAGCTATTCAACAGCACTCCGAAAATAAGGTACATTTTGTATATAACTTTTTAGCCATCTTAGAAATGCTCCAGCAAGAGCTTCTTGAGCTGCAACTGGGTCTCGGGTACAATAACTTCTGGGTTAAAGAAAAGCTGGGCACCTGA
- the glyA gene encoding serine hydroxymethyltransferase: protein MERDHIIFDLIKDELERQEEGIELIASENFVSTQVMEAAGSVLTNKYAEGLPGKRYYGGCEVVDQVEQIAIDRAKQLFNAEWVNVQPHSGAQANAAVFLAILKPGDKILGFDLSHGGHLTHGSPVNFSGKLYEAHFYGVDKETGLIDYKALEETALREKPKAIIVGASAYSRDWDYAFIRQVADKIGALVVADISHPAGLIARGLLSDPLPHCHIVTTTTHKTLRGPRGGLIMMGKDFENPWGLKTPKGEIRKMSSLLDMAVFPGTQGGPLEHIIAAKAIAFGEALSDDYMAYILQVKKNAAAMAEAFVEKGYKIISGGTDNHSMLIDLRNKGISGKAAEAALGETSITTNKNMVPFDDKSPFVTSGIRMGTAAITTRGLKEAEMVTIVGLIDRVIANPENEDILDAVHQEVLQLMAKFPLYS from the coding sequence ATGGAAAGAGATCACATCATATTTGACCTTATTAAAGACGAGTTAGAACGTCAGGAAGAAGGTATAGAACTCATCGCTTCTGAGAACTTTGTCAGCACACAAGTAATGGAAGCTGCGGGTTCTGTTTTGACCAATAAATACGCTGAAGGTTTGCCCGGTAAACGTTATTATGGAGGCTGTGAAGTAGTTGACCAAGTGGAGCAAATTGCCATTGATCGTGCCAAACAACTTTTCAACGCAGAATGGGTAAATGTACAACCACATTCTGGCGCTCAAGCAAACGCAGCTGTATTTTTGGCAATACTGAAACCAGGCGATAAAATCTTAGGCTTTGATCTTTCACATGGCGGTCACTTAACACACGGTTCCCCTGTAAACTTTTCAGGCAAACTATATGAGGCTCATTTCTATGGTGTTGATAAAGAAACTGGTTTGATAGACTATAAAGCATTAGAAGAAACTGCTTTAAGAGAAAAACCAAAAGCCATTATTGTAGGAGCTTCTGCCTATTCCCGCGATTGGGATTACGCTTTTATTCGGCAAGTCGCCGATAAAATAGGCGCCTTAGTTGTAGCAGACATCTCGCATCCAGCAGGTTTAATTGCGCGTGGACTATTGAGCGATCCGCTACCGCACTGCCATATTGTAACTACTACAACACATAAAACACTGAGAGGGCCCCGCGGCGGCCTGATTATGATGGGTAAAGACTTTGAAAACCCTTGGGGACTAAAAACGCCAAAAGGAGAGATTAGAAAAATGTCTTCCCTTTTGGACATGGCTGTATTCCCGGGCACACAGGGAGGACCATTAGAACATATCATCGCAGCAAAGGCTATCGCCTTTGGAGAGGCTTTGAGCGATGACTATATGGCATATATCCTACAAGTAAAGAAAAATGCTGCAGCCATGGCAGAAGCATTTGTAGAAAAGGGGTACAAAATAATCTCAGGTGGTACCGACAATCATTCCATGTTAATTGATTTACGCAATAAAGGTATCAGCGGTAAAGCGGCAGAAGCTGCTTTAGGCGAAACGAGTATTACGACTAATAAAAACATGGTTCCATTTGATGATAAATCACCGTTTGTTACTTCAGGTATTCGTATGGGGACAGCTGCTATCACCACAAGGGGTCTGAAAGAAGCGGAGATGGTTACCATTGTAGGATTAATAGACCGCGTTATTGCCAATCCAGAAAATGAAGATATACTAGATGCAGTTCATCAAGAAGTTTTACAATTAATGGCAAAGTTCCCTTTGTACAGTTAA
- a CDS encoding ComF family protein, with protein MSVAAYIKDFVSLFYPDLCVGCNTFLYDHEQLICSYCWYNLPVTNFHRDSENASAKQLWGRVKLKNVASYLYFGKGSNVQQILHHLKYFSKPKIGLMLGEEYGKMLSRTDFNTAEIIVPVPLHPKKMKTRGYNQSAYFGEGMSTSMNIPMIIDNLIRHTLAESQTTKKRYERYENMRTIFKVKQPEVFADKHILLVDDVLTTGATIEACAQQLLEIPGVKVSVATLAYTK; from the coding sequence ATGAGTGTAGCCGCATATATAAAAGATTTTGTTTCTTTATTTTATCCGGACTTATGTGTTGGATGTAATACCTTCTTATATGATCATGAGCAGTTAATATGTTCTTATTGTTGGTACAACCTCCCCGTTACTAATTTTCATCGGGATAGTGAAAATGCATCTGCGAAGCAGCTCTGGGGAAGAGTAAAGCTGAAAAACGTTGCTTCTTATCTCTATTTCGGTAAAGGGTCCAATGTACAGCAGATCCTTCATCACCTTAAATATTTTTCAAAACCTAAAATTGGTTTGATGCTTGGCGAAGAATATGGAAAGATGTTGAGCAGAACTGATTTTAACACAGCTGAAATAATTGTGCCTGTTCCGTTACATCCAAAGAAGATGAAGACAAGAGGCTATAATCAGAGTGCGTATTTTGGAGAAGGCATGAGTACGTCGATGAATATTCCAATGATTATCGATAACCTGATAAGACACACCCTGGCCGAATCTCAAACGACAAAGAAACGCTATGAGCGTTACGAAAATATGCGAACCATTTTTAAAGTAAAGCAGCCGGAGGTCTTTGCGGATAAGCATATACTTTTGGTCGATGATGTACTCACTACAGGAGCGACAATAGAAGCATGTGCGCAGCAGTTATTGGAGATTCCCGGTGTTAAAGTCAGTGTTGCAACATTGGCCTATACGAAATGA
- the rlmN gene encoding 23S rRNA (adenine(2503)-C(2))-methyltransferase RlmN, which translates to MLAKKLKQTKFDLFTMHLNNKGLYSFVLKKRYICVVNAIAKKVDIRSLTLSQLRDKLQELGEQSFRAKQVYEWLWKKSSTDFDQMTNLSIALREKLKQYFVINYVSVDQSQFSADRTIKSTFRLYDGNIIEGVLIPAPERMTACVSSQVGCSLTCKFCATGYMDRKRNLNADEIYDQVVLINKQAEQNYDHQLTNIVYMGMGEPLLNYGNMMKSIDYIISPEGLNMAAKRITVSTAGIAKMIKKLGDDEVRFNLALSLHAANDAKRNEIMPINEQNSLSALADALKYYFAKTKNPVTYEYIVFHGFNDELNDAAELAYFCKHVPCKVNIIEYNPIAFADFKNAAGDKIDQFAAFLRKKGIVTNVRRSRGKDIDAACGQLAVKDKHKELIS; encoded by the coding sequence ATGTTAGCAAAAAAATTGAAACAAACGAAATTTGATTTATTCACAATGCACTTGAACAACAAAGGATTATACTCTTTTGTCCTAAAAAAGCGGTATATTTGCGTGGTGAATGCAATAGCAAAAAAAGTAGATATCAGATCCTTAACGCTCAGCCAACTAAGGGATAAATTACAAGAGCTGGGTGAGCAAAGCTTTAGGGCAAAGCAAGTTTATGAATGGTTGTGGAAAAAGTCGTCCACAGATTTTGACCAGATGACCAACTTGAGTATTGCGCTGCGCGAAAAATTGAAACAGTATTTTGTAATTAACTATGTGTCGGTTGATCAATCTCAATTTAGTGCCGATAGAACGATAAAAAGTACGTTTAGACTTTACGACGGTAATATCATCGAGGGCGTGCTAATACCTGCTCCAGAACGGATGACGGCTTGTGTGAGCTCACAAGTCGGCTGCAGCTTAACCTGTAAATTCTGTGCTACCGGTTATATGGACCGCAAAAGAAACCTAAACGCAGATGAAATATATGATCAAGTAGTATTGATCAATAAACAGGCGGAACAAAATTATGATCATCAACTGACAAATATTGTGTATATGGGGATGGGAGAACCTTTACTTAATTATGGCAATATGATGAAATCGATTGATTATATCATATCTCCTGAGGGATTGAATATGGCCGCCAAGCGTATTACTGTCTCCACTGCAGGAATAGCTAAAATGATCAAGAAATTAGGTGACGATGAGGTACGGTTTAACCTTGCCTTATCTTTGCATGCTGCGAACGATGCGAAGCGGAACGAAATTATGCCCATTAATGAGCAAAATTCTTTATCAGCTTTAGCAGACGCATTAAAATATTATTTTGCGAAGACAAAAAACCCGGTAACCTATGAATATATCGTCTTTCATGGCTTCAATGATGAGTTGAACGATGCGGCTGAATTGGCTTACTTCTGCAAACATGTACCGTGTAAAGTAAATATTATCGAATATAACCCTATTGCCTTTGCCGATTTTAAGAATGCAGCGGGCGATAAGATTGATCAGTTTGCAGCATTTTTAAGAAAAAAGGGAATCGTTACTAATGTGCGGCGCAGCAGAGGAAAAGATATCGATGCTGCCTGTGGTCAACTGGCAGTAAAAGATAAACATAAAGAATTGATCAGTTAG
- a CDS encoding amidohydrolase family protein, whose amino-acid sequence MVNYYSADYILPVSDNPIQDGVIGMKDDGEITGIYEPGADEITGKPISKHEGIITPGFVNTHCHLELSHLRGKLSKGTGLIPFIEAVINTRKADDDGIRTAMADADKEMKANGIVAVGDIVNQSISKEIKQQSPIYYHTFVEILCFEPEKAQDAFREGLALCEEFDKQHSSITPHAPYSVCKEIYRFLKQLHHPERNLLSIHNQETEEENKFFRYKTGGFVDFYKKINKNIDFFKAQARDSIQTIVPLLPKKQPVLFVHNTYTNMKDIFFVDRFGGDVTWCFCPNANLYIEGKLPKIDLFLDQEQSITIGTDSLAANDKLCILSELITLQEHFAYLELTETIKWATLNGAKYLGIDKTYGSLEKGKKPGLNLISETNGLKLTKNSKVKPLI is encoded by the coding sequence ATGGTAAATTATTACTCGGCAGACTATATTCTTCCCGTTTCTGACAATCCCATTCAAGATGGCGTAATTGGCATGAAAGACGATGGGGAGATTACGGGTATATATGAGCCTGGTGCTGACGAAATCACGGGCAAACCCATCAGCAAACATGAGGGTATCATTACCCCCGGGTTTGTAAATACGCATTGCCACCTCGAGTTATCTCATCTGCGCGGAAAGCTATCAAAGGGCACCGGCTTAATCCCTTTTATTGAAGCTGTAATAAATACGCGCAAAGCTGATGACGATGGTATCCGTACTGCGATGGCCGATGCCGACAAAGAAATGAAAGCCAATGGAATCGTCGCTGTGGGAGATATTGTCAATCAATCAATCTCGAAAGAGATTAAGCAACAAAGTCCGATTTATTACCATACTTTCGTTGAAATTCTTTGTTTTGAGCCTGAAAAAGCACAGGATGCCTTTAGGGAAGGGTTAGCGCTTTGCGAGGAATTTGACAAACAGCATTCCTCCATTACGCCTCATGCTCCCTACTCTGTTTGCAAAGAAATTTATCGGTTCCTTAAGCAACTACATCATCCTGAACGCAATCTGTTAAGCATACACAATCAGGAAACTGAAGAGGAGAATAAATTCTTTCGCTATAAGACTGGCGGTTTTGTCGATTTCTACAAAAAAATCAACAAAAACATCGATTTTTTCAAAGCCCAAGCTAGAGATTCCATTCAGACGATTGTGCCTTTACTTCCAAAGAAACAGCCGGTATTATTTGTGCATAACACCTACACCAACATGAAAGACATCTTTTTTGTTGATCGCTTTGGAGGTGATGTCACTTGGTGTTTCTGTCCAAATGCTAACCTTTACATCGAGGGCAAATTACCCAAGATTGACTTATTTTTAGACCAGGAACAATCCATTACTATAGGAACAGACAGTCTGGCAGCTAATGATAAGCTCTGTATACTCTCGGAGTTGATCACCCTTCAGGAACATTTTGCTTATCTGGAGCTCACTGAAACAATAAAATGGGCTACATTAAACGGCGCAAAGTATCTTGGCATTGACAAAACATACGGTTCTTTGGAAAAAGGGAAAAAGCCTGGATTAAATCTGATCAGTGAAACCAACGGGCTGAAACTTACCAAAAATTCTAAAGTGAAACCACTGATTTAA
- a CDS encoding acylphosphatase: MKHTVLIIHGKVQGVYFRAATKAVANQLGVQGIVKNLPDGTVYIEAEGNDFQLENLVEWCHEGPEKAVVEKVEQKPGELKNYRNFEIVKK; the protein is encoded by the coding sequence ATGAAACATACCGTTCTTATTATTCATGGAAAAGTGCAAGGTGTTTATTTCAGAGCTGCGACCAAAGCTGTTGCCAATCAACTGGGAGTCCAGGGAATTGTGAAAAACCTTCCCGATGGGACGGTTTATATTGAAGCAGAAGGAAACGACTTCCAGCTAGAAAATCTGGTGGAATGGTGCCATGAAGGCCCTGAAAAAGCAGTCGTTGAAAAAGTTGAACAAAAACCCGGAGAACTTAAAAACTATCGTAACTTTGAAATAGTAAAGAAATAA
- a CDS encoding lipopolysaccharide biosynthesis protein, which produces MSTLRKFAGQTIIYGLSTIIARLINFLLTPLFAFKYNPSTYGIFGYMYSWAAMINALLAFGMETTFFRYLQKRADIKEKVYSNTFIIILFTSSLFVLSVMVFSRQITSYLQHEFYDNDLGVYVKYFVFILVADALAVIPFAKIRADGRPARFGMIKLINIITFISFNLLFIVVIPWMIAKQLPLASYFVSWYREGWVGYVFISNLIASLLTLVLLLPELLAIKLAVDKTLIRDMLAYSFPVLIANFSFIINENLDKVLLKALLPQETSARDVGIYTLCSKLAVFMSIFVNAFRLGAEPFFFSQAKEKNAKQTYAIIMDYFVIALALAVVALVANIDIIKHFTRGGDAASRAAYWSGLHIVPVLLTAYMFLGIYMSLSIWYKLSDQTKYGLYISGCGAFVTIVLNFLLIPVYGYTASAWITLATYGSMMVLSYFLGQKKYPIPYHTLKNLTYIVCAVLICWLSFSIFDRNIFIGNALFLFFVVLTYFLERKRLTALLKRR; this is translated from the coding sequence TTGTCTACATTACGTAAATTTGCGGGGCAAACCATTATTTATGGTCTGAGCACCATCATTGCCAGGTTAATAAATTTCTTATTAACTCCTTTGTTTGCATTTAAGTACAATCCCTCTACATATGGTATTTTTGGATATATGTATAGCTGGGCTGCGATGATCAATGCACTCCTTGCCTTTGGAATGGAAACTACTTTTTTCCGCTACCTCCAAAAAAGAGCAGACATTAAAGAGAAAGTTTACAGCAATACCTTTATTATTATTCTATTCACCTCTAGTCTTTTCGTTTTATCAGTAATGGTATTTTCAAGGCAGATAACGAGTTATTTGCAACATGAATTTTATGATAATGACCTAGGGGTATATGTTAAATACTTTGTGTTTATTCTGGTTGCCGACGCTTTAGCAGTCATTCCTTTTGCAAAAATCCGTGCAGACGGGCGCCCAGCGAGGTTCGGAATGATCAAGCTGATTAACATCATCACCTTTATTTCCTTCAACCTGTTATTTATCGTTGTTATACCGTGGATGATTGCTAAACAATTGCCTCTCGCAAGTTATTTTGTATCCTGGTATCGGGAAGGGTGGGTAGGATATGTTTTCATCTCTAACCTTATCGCCAGTTTACTAACGCTAGTTTTACTACTCCCGGAATTATTAGCCATCAAATTAGCTGTTGACAAAACCTTAATAAGAGATATGCTGGCCTATAGCTTTCCAGTTCTAATTGCCAATTTCTCGTTCATCATCAATGAAAATCTCGACAAAGTATTGCTAAAAGCCCTATTACCGCAAGAAACAAGTGCTCGAGATGTGGGCATCTACACGCTATGTAGTAAACTTGCAGTCTTTATGAGCATATTTGTAAACGCGTTCCGCTTAGGCGCTGAACCTTTCTTTTTCAGTCAGGCGAAAGAAAAAAATGCGAAACAAACGTATGCCATTATCATGGATTACTTTGTAATTGCGCTCGCTTTAGCGGTGGTAGCACTCGTAGCTAATATAGATATTATTAAACACTTTACCAGAGGAGGCGATGCAGCATCTCGTGCAGCCTACTGGTCTGGTCTGCATATTGTCCCCGTTCTGCTAACGGCCTACATGTTCCTAGGCATTTATATGAGCTTATCGATTTGGTACAAACTATCTGACCAGACAAAATATGGTTTATATATATCTGGCTGCGGAGCCTTTGTAACCATTGTGTTGAACTTTTTACTGATTCCGGTTTACGGTTATACAGCTTCGGCCTGGATAACCTTAGCGACTTATGGAAGCATGATGGTACTTTCTTATTTCTTGGGACAAAAAAAATATCCAATTCCTTACCATACATTGAAAAATTTAACGTATATTGTATGTGCTGTTTTGATATGCTGGCTGTCTTTCAGCATATTTGACCGAAACATTTTTATCGGTAATGCTCTTTTTCTATTTTTTGTGGTTCTTACATACTTCTTGGAGAGAAAGCGATTAACAGCCTTATTAAAAAGGAGGTAA
- a CDS encoding tetratricopeptide repeat protein: protein MHKNKKTYKLLVIFLLLFSGIAVAQDIPADSAKVNELYYQALNEKAQGNTAQAASTLDKVLTLDPNNDAALFELARLELEQKDLDEAAAHAQKAAEINPENEWYWILLADINKQKENFSALPPIFEELIRLKPEKKEYHYDLAYALFLGETYDKALETYNHIEEKFGSDDNVIIARQEIYLKQKQPKKAISELSHLIEKEPDSSKGYVLLANLYLKMNKPKDALKILDEGHEHIPGDPYISLSKADAYHSLKDEKKSTQELKLAFASEQMDLESKTRLLISLMSDPDSKELAPTVLDLAEMLTMNYPTEARAFALYGDLLAQQQQLKEARTQYLKAIDINGRINGIWEQLLQIELSLGMSKEALAHAYKASALFPQQPLTQFFSGHAFLMEKKYTDARECFEAALNYAEENNTPLLTQVYSSLGDTYHALNMAAESDQAYQEALLIDSNNVGTLNNYAYYLSLRKDNLEEAARMSKKSNELDPNNPTFQDTYAWVLFQQGNYQEALVWIEKAIANSPETEVSSALLDHYGDILFKLGEIEKAVAQWKAAKVAAENMGENVELLSKKIDAKKYLD, encoded by the coding sequence ATGCATAAGAATAAAAAAACATATAAGCTCTTAGTTATTTTTTTATTGCTCTTCAGTGGTATTGCTGTTGCGCAAGATATACCGGCCGATAGTGCAAAAGTTAACGAACTTTATTACCAGGCACTAAATGAAAAAGCACAAGGTAACACGGCACAGGCCGCAAGCACCTTAGACAAGGTGTTAACACTTGACCCAAACAATGATGCCGCTTTATTTGAATTGGCACGACTGGAACTGGAGCAAAAAGATTTAGATGAAGCTGCGGCACACGCGCAAAAAGCTGCTGAAATAAACCCCGAAAACGAATGGTACTGGATTTTATTAGCGGATATTAATAAGCAAAAAGAGAATTTTTCGGCTCTCCCTCCCATTTTCGAAGAACTTATCCGGTTAAAACCAGAAAAGAAGGAATATCATTATGACCTTGCCTACGCTTTATTTCTAGGTGAAACGTACGACAAAGCGCTTGAAACTTACAATCATATCGAAGAAAAATTTGGCAGTGACGATAACGTCATTATTGCACGCCAAGAGATTTACCTAAAACAAAAACAACCTAAAAAGGCGATAAGTGAACTGAGCCATTTAATAGAGAAAGAACCGGATAGCTCCAAAGGTTACGTACTTTTGGCTAATTTATATTTAAAAATGAATAAGCCAAAAGATGCGCTGAAAATATTGGATGAAGGCCATGAACATATTCCTGGAGACCCTTATATTTCATTAAGCAAAGCAGATGCTTACCATAGTCTAAAAGATGAAAAGAAATCCACCCAGGAGTTAAAGTTAGCTTTTGCCAGCGAGCAGATGGACCTTGAAAGTAAAACGCGCCTTCTGATCAGCCTAATGTCTGACCCAGATAGCAAGGAATTGGCTCCAACTGTATTAGATCTGGCAGAAATGCTTACAATGAATTATCCTACAGAGGCACGAGCCTTTGCACTTTACGGAGATCTACTAGCTCAACAGCAACAGTTGAAGGAGGCTAGGACGCAATATTTAAAAGCTATTGACATCAACGGTCGTATTAACGGTATATGGGAGCAGTTATTGCAAATAGAGCTTTCTCTTGGCATGAGTAAAGAAGCTTTAGCGCATGCTTACAAAGCTTCCGCACTTTTCCCTCAGCAGCCACTCACCCAGTTCTTTTCCGGACATGCCTTTTTAATGGAAAAAAAATACACAGATGCCAGAGAATGTTTCGAAGCTGCGTTAAACTATGCGGAAGAAAACAACACCCCCTTATTAACACAGGTATATAGTAGCTTGGGCGACACCTATCATGCGCTCAACATGGCTGCGGAGTCAGATCAGGCCTACCAGGAGGCATTGTTGATCGATAGTAATAACGTAGGTACGTTAAATAATTATGCTTATTATCTCTCCCTAAGGAAAGATAATTTAGAGGAAGCTGCCCGGATGTCTAAAAAGTCAAACGAATTAGATCCAAACAACCCTACTTTTCAGGACACCTACGCCTGGGTACTCTTTCAACAGGGAAATTATCAGGAAGCTTTGGTCTGGATAGAGAAAGCAATAGCGAATTCTCCCGAAACAGAAGTATCTTCTGCATTACTGGATCACTATGGAGACATCTTATTTAAGTTGGGCGAAATAGAAAAGGCTGTTGCACAATGGAAGGCAGCAAAGGTTGCAGCCGAAAATATGGGAGAAAATGTCGAATTGCTATCCAAAAAAATTGATGCCAAGAAATATCTGGATTAA